A window of the Oncorhynchus mykiss isolate Arlee chromosome 15, USDA_OmykA_1.1, whole genome shotgun sequence genome harbors these coding sequences:
- the LOC118936373 gene encoding chloride anion exchanger-like, whose amino-acid sequence MKQYVVARPLYSEDAFADEHEKIHRHHKTLRHHVKQYFTCDLKRAKNAALSLLPFIGWMRIYQLKEWLLSDIVSGVSTGLVAVLQGLAYSLLASLPPWYGLFTAFFPVIIYFFLGTSRHISVGAFPVLSLMVGAVVTRLVPDEGPPVNITGFEGLTSDEQRVMVAASVTFLMGIMQLAMGLLQVGFIVMYLSDTLVSGFTTAAAVHILVSQLKFVLGLVVPGLSGPLSIVYTLEKIFVQIEKTNVCDLVTSILIMGVVFIVKEINDRYKAKLPVPIPIEVIMTVIACGVSYAFNFQVIYKVDVVGRIPLGYESPMAPNMQIFGQTAVEAFPMAIVGFAVAFSVAKVYSVKHDYIIDGNQELIAFGASNIIGAAFKSFAASTALSRSAVQESTGGKTQIAGLLSALIVMVVTLAIGFLLEPLPKSVLGAVVIVNLKGMLMQIREVPHLWRRDRPDCVVWVVTCLASILLGLDLGLAVGLGIELLTVVFRAQFPRCSVLANITGTDIYKDRKDYMSIYEPEGVKIFRIPSPIFFANIDFFRGKLVEAVGFNPLRVLRKRNKALRTIRKLLKKGELQMTSKGLLLTSSGPIEESEDESNMEELDQPTDFKDLPVQVNWNSELPANIQVPRVDVHSLILDFSAVSFLDISALKGLKAALKELIRVEVEVYIVACDEYILEKLHSCKFFDDEVKSSMFFLTLHDAMLHILEKHPVNSENTKVCEKVITTATIHGNQCNGVSSLRSRDKFVHVSEPETKF is encoded by the exons ATGAAGCAGTATGTGGTCGCCAGGCCACTCTACTCAGAGGACGCCTTCGCAGACGAACATGAGAAGATCCACAGGCACCATAAGACCCTGCGGCACCACGTCAAGCAGTACTTCAC tTGTGACCTCAAGCGTGCTAAGAACGCAGCGCTCTCTCTGCTGCCTTTCATTGGTTGGATGAGAATCTACCAGCTGAAAGAATGGTTGCTGAGTGATATTGTATCTGGGGTCAGCACTGGACTGGTAGCTGTTCTACAAG GTCTAGCATACTCCCTgctggcctccctccctccatggtaCGGACTCTTCACTGCCTTCTTCCCAGTGATCATCTACTTCTTCCTTGGCACTTCCAGACATATCTCAGTAG GGGCGTTCCCTGTTCTGAGCCTCATGGTGGGTGCAGTGGTGACGAGGCTTGTGCCTGACGAAGGCCCCCCAGTCAACATCACTGGGTTTGAGGGGCTGACCAGCGACGAGCAGAGAGTAATGGTGGCCGCCTCTGTCACCTTCCTCATGGGGATAATGCAG CTGGCCATGGGTCTGCTGCAGGTAGGCTTCATCGTCATGTACCTGTCAGACACGCTGGTGTCTGGGTTCACCACCGCGGCTGCTGTCCACATCCTGGTGTCCCAGCTGAAGTTCGTGTTGGGCCTGGTGGTGCCGGGACTCAGTGGACCCCTGTCCATCGTTTAT ACCCTGGAGAAGATCTTTGTCCAGATCGAGAAGACCAACGTGTGTGACCTGGTGACATCCATACTGATCATGGGGGTGGTGTTCATAGTGAAGGAGATCAACGATAGATACAAAGCCAAGCTGCCTGTTCCCATCCCCATAGAGGTTATCATG ACTGTCATCGCTTGTGGCGTTTCCTATGCATTCAACTTCCAGGTGATTTATAAAGTTGATGTTGTCGGCCGTATTCCATTGGG GTATGAGTCACCTATGGCCCCGAACATGCAGATATTCGGGCAGACTGCTGTTGAGGCGTTCCCCATGGCCATAGTGGGCTTTGCTGTAGCCTTCTCTGTCGCCAAGGTCTACTCAGTCAAACACGATTACATTATAGACGGAAATCAG GAGCTGATAGCTTTTGGGGCCAGTAACATCATTGGAGCAGCCTTTAAGTCGTTTGCAGCAAGTACAGCTCTCTCCAGGAGTGCGGTACAGGAGAGTACAGGTGGTAAAACCCAG ATTGCTGGGCTACTGTCAGCGCTCATCGTGATGGTCGTCACCTTGGCTATCGGGTTCTTATTGGAGCCACTCCCAAAG TCGGTGCTGGGGGCGGTGGTCATAGTCAACCTGAAGGGGATGTTGATGCAGATCAGAGAAGTCCCTCACCTGTGGAGGAGAGACCGGCCCGACTGT GTGGTGTGGGTGGTGACCTGCCTGGCTTCCATCCTGTTGGGGCTGGATCTGGGGCTGGCTGTAGGTCTAGGGATCGAGCTGCTCACCGTTGTCTTCAGGGCTCAGTT CCCACGTTGCAGTGTCCTGGCCAATATCACAGGAACAGATATCTACAAAGACCGCAAGGATTACATGAGT ATCTATGAGCCAGAGGGTGTGAAGATCTTCAGGATACCGTCACCCATCTTCTTTGCCAATATAGATTTTTTCCGAGGCAAGCTGGTGGAAGCT GTGGGCTTTAACCCTTTGAGGGTGTTGAGGAAGAGAAACAAAGCCCTGAGGACGATCAGGAAACTTCTAAAGAAAGGAGAGCTGCAGATGACATCT AAAGGCCTACTGCTCACCAGCTCTGGTCCCATTGAGGAGTCTGAGGATGAGAGCAACATGGAGGAACTGGACCAGCCCACTGACTTCAAGGACCTTCCTGTCCAGGTGAACTGGAACTCTGAGCTTCCTGCCAACATCCAAGTCCCCAGAGTAGACGTCCACAGCCTGATCCTGGACTTCTCAGCCGTCTCCTTCCTCGACATCTCTGCCCTCAAGGGACTCAAAGCG GCACTCAAAGAGCTCATTCGGGTTGAAGTTGAGGTCTACATTGTGGCATGTGACG AGTACATCCTGGAGAAACTGCACAGCTGTAAGTTCTTTGATGACGAGGTGAAGTCGTCCATGTTTTTCCTGACCCTCCACGATGCCATGCTGCATATCCTAGAGAAACATCCAGTAAACTCTGAAAACACAAAAGTCTGCGAAAAG GTTATAACAACAGCCACTATCCATGGCAACCAATGCAATGGTGTGTCAAGTTTGCGTAGCAGGGACAAATTTGTGCAT GTCTCAGAGCCAGAAACCAAGTTCTAG